The proteins below are encoded in one region of Micromonospora pisi:
- a CDS encoding FtsX-like permease family protein: MNRWLTRRWPAPHWPSVRGRGRTDAGPLLLTAAVIAAVALLAGAVPALLRAAADDAVQDTIRRAGNDADVLVHANWERDDGPTGGRIRIPRLAEDVDGFRSQAADTLGPRLDAALRPPVAIVNGPVLSITDGNVPRTFQFTYLAGDPGGPDVTWIAGSAPGPAVPDPDQAVEIPYSGPPWPVQVGLSEADAAALNLGPGDRIPLKDAQKRDKDVRISGIYRPADSADPAWRLAPSLLRPVPGADGVGTTRFAGLLSRESLPDARLAVDEDQLQRTVRFAPEPGTLTWDAAAALAGTVVELKAASGASSVRDGSLKWESQLDTVLRDARKQISAASAQAAVLLAGVLTATVLVLLLAADLLVRRRTPALTAARQRGAALPDLGAELLIESAAVALSAAAVGLALARAAAADVSWSWAVPLVLAGAVAGPAFGTLAAARASRDRRKPANRAARRWIRGTGQLRRAALEAAVLIAAVAAFVALHQRGLMPATAPDGDTDELTGDLALPMSAVALGVLAGALVLLRLLPVGVRLSLRQALRSRHPLAVFGAARAAATAGRALPLLVLVSATALASFALILGTTATRGLADGAWSTVGADARLDVGADAVTSTPALAERIAAAPGVGQVVVAQVTDSARVVADSTVLTPRLVIVDAAAFQRLLATTPLPDAPALARLAAPGPGLGDVPALVRSSDGDLRTGTRLQLSRDGAPAIRLAAVGTAPSVGGGTDIVIVDAAALADAGLPAVPNTVWVTGPGAARAVSNSGVAADVVLRADVLRAQRAAPLTAGLLRLAWTAAAALLALGLLGLTLAAAAGASERWQTLTRLRTLGLRPRDARWVAAGELLPPVVVAAVYGPLLGALLARLTLGPLDLRLLTGQAADPAAALPWWMLGLVSVAMLAAAATVVPVEAALRRRDRLSEVLRAGE; this comes from the coding sequence GTGAACCGGTGGCTGACCCGCCGGTGGCCGGCGCCGCACTGGCCCAGCGTCCGCGGCCGCGGCCGCACCGACGCCGGACCGCTGCTGCTCACCGCCGCCGTCATCGCGGCCGTCGCGCTGCTCGCCGGGGCCGTGCCGGCGCTGCTGCGCGCCGCCGCCGACGACGCCGTTCAGGACACGATCCGCCGCGCTGGCAACGACGCTGACGTCCTCGTACACGCTAACTGGGAGCGCGACGACGGCCCGACCGGCGGGCGCATCCGGATACCCCGCCTCGCCGAAGACGTCGACGGCTTCCGCAGCCAGGCGGCAGACACGCTCGGCCCCCGCCTGGACGCCGCTCTGCGCCCGCCCGTCGCCATCGTCAACGGCCCGGTCCTCAGCATCACCGACGGTAACGTGCCGCGTACCTTCCAGTTCACCTATCTGGCCGGTGACCCCGGCGGCCCGGACGTAACCTGGATCGCCGGCAGCGCGCCCGGCCCCGCCGTCCCCGACCCGGACCAGGCCGTCGAGATCCCCTACAGCGGACCGCCCTGGCCGGTGCAGGTCGGCCTCTCCGAGGCGGACGCCGCCGCGCTCAACCTCGGCCCGGGCGACCGAATCCCGCTCAAGGACGCCCAGAAGCGCGACAAGGACGTGCGGATCAGCGGGATCTACCGACCTGCGGACAGCGCCGACCCCGCCTGGCGACTCGCCCCGTCGCTCCTGCGCCCCGTGCCCGGCGCCGACGGCGTGGGCACCACCCGGTTCGCCGGCCTGCTGTCGCGCGAGTCGCTGCCGGACGCCCGTCTCGCCGTCGACGAGGACCAACTGCAGCGCACCGTCCGCTTCGCCCCCGAACCCGGCACGCTCACCTGGGACGCCGCCGCGGCGCTCGCCGGCACCGTGGTCGAGCTCAAGGCCGCCTCCGGCGCGTCGAGTGTCCGCGACGGGTCCCTCAAGTGGGAATCGCAGCTCGACACCGTCCTGCGCGACGCCCGCAAACAGATCAGCGCCGCTTCCGCGCAGGCCGCAGTCCTGCTCGCCGGGGTTCTGACCGCCACGGTACTGGTCCTGCTACTCGCCGCCGACCTGCTGGTCCGCCGCCGTACCCCGGCGCTGACCGCCGCCCGGCAGCGCGGGGCGGCGCTGCCCGACCTCGGTGCGGAACTGCTGATCGAGTCCGCCGCGGTGGCCCTGTCGGCCGCCGCCGTCGGGCTCGCGCTCGCCCGCGCAGCCGCTGCTGACGTCTCCTGGTCCTGGGCCGTGCCCCTGGTCCTGGCCGGCGCCGTCGCCGGGCCGGCGTTCGGCACACTCGCCGCCGCCCGAGCCAGCCGCGATCGGCGCAAGCCCGCCAACCGGGCCGCACGCCGCTGGATCCGCGGCACCGGCCAGCTGCGCCGTGCCGCGCTGGAGGCCGCTGTCCTGATCGCCGCGGTGGCCGCCTTCGTCGCACTGCACCAGCGCGGGCTCATGCCCGCCACCGCCCCCGACGGCGACACCGATGAGCTGACCGGCGACCTGGCCCTACCCATGAGCGCCGTCGCTCTGGGCGTGCTCGCCGGCGCGCTCGTCCTGCTGCGGCTGCTGCCTGTCGGGGTGCGGTTGTCGCTCCGGCAGGCCCTGCGCTCGCGCCACCCGCTGGCCGTGTTCGGCGCTGCCCGGGCGGCCGCGACGGCCGGGCGCGCGCTGCCGCTGCTGGTGCTGGTCAGCGCCACGGCGCTGGCGTCGTTCGCGCTCATCCTCGGCACCACCGCCACCCGGGGTCTGGCCGACGGCGCGTGGAGCACGGTCGGTGCCGACGCCCGCCTCGACGTCGGCGCCGACGCCGTGACCTCCACCCCCGCCCTCGCCGAGCGCATCGCTGCCGCACCCGGGGTAGGGCAGGTCGTCGTCGCGCAGGTGACCGACTCGGCGCGCGTCGTCGCCGACTCGACAGTGCTCACCCCACGCCTGGTCATCGTGGACGCCGCCGCGTTCCAGCGCCTACTGGCCACCACCCCGCTGCCGGACGCGCCGGCGCTGGCCCGGCTCGCGGCACCCGGTCCTGGCCTCGGGGACGTCCCGGCGCTGGTCCGATCGAGCGACGGCGACCTGCGGACCGGCACACGGCTGCAGCTGTCCCGCGACGGCGCCCCAGCAATCCGTCTCGCTGCGGTCGGTACCGCTCCCTCCGTCGGCGGCGGCACCGACATCGTCATCGTGGACGCCGCGGCCCTCGCCGACGCCGGACTGCCCGCCGTCCCGAACACCGTATGGGTGACCGGCCCCGGCGCGGCGCGGGCCGTGTCGAACAGCGGCGTCGCCGCCGACGTCGTGCTGCGCGCGGACGTCCTGCGGGCGCAGCGAGCGGCCCCGCTGACCGCAGGGCTACTGCGCCTGGCGTGGACGGCCGCCGCGGCGTTGCTGGCGCTGGGGCTGCTCGGCCTCACGCTCGCCGCGGCCGCGGGTGCGTCGGAGCGGTGGCAGACCCTGACCCGGCTGCGGACCCTCGGCCTGCGGCCGCGCGACGCCCGCTGGGTCGCCGCCGGAGAGCTGCTCCCGCCGGTCGTGGTCGCTGCGGTGTACGGACCGCTGCTCGGGGCCCTACTCGCACGCCTGACGCTCGGCCCACTCGACCTACGGCTGCTCACCGGCCAAGCCGCCGACCCGGCGGCGGCCCTGCCGTGGTGGATGCTCGGCCTGGTGAGCGTGGCGATGCTGGCGGCGGCCGCCACGGTCGTCCCCGTCGAGGCAGCGCTGCGGCGGCGCGACCGGCTGAGCGAGGTGCTCCGCGCGGGCGAGTAA